CGGGTGGGCACCAGCATGCGGCCATCGCGGGTTTCCAGGCGCTCGTTGAACAGCGGCTCCAGCCATTCGAAGTGCTCGACCCAAGGCTCGGTCGGGTACGCCGCCGCCAGGTGCACGTGCAGCTCCATGGCAAAGTGTGGCGCCAGCATCAGCCCCGCTTGTTCAGCCATCGCAGCGACCTTCAGGTACGGCGTGATGCCCCCCACGCGCGGGGCGTCGGGCATCAGGAAATCAGCACCGCGCAATTTGATGAACTCGGCGTGCTCGGCGACGCTGGTGAGCATTTCACCGGTGGCGATCGGCGTATCGAACTGCTGCGCCAGTGCCGCATGACCTTCGGCGTCGTAGCAGTCCAGCGGCTCTTCGATCCAGATCAGGTTGTACTCCTCGAACTGACGACACATGCGCTGGGCCGTCGGGCGATCCCATTGCTGGTTGGCATCGACCATCAGCGGGAAGTTGTCGCCCAGGTGTTTGCGCACCGTGCTGACACGCTGGATGTCGATGGCGCAATCCGGTTGCCCGACTTTGAGCTTGATGCCGCCGATCCCCTTTTCACGGGACAGGTCGGTGTTTTTCATCAGTTGATCCAGCGGAGTGTGCAGGAAACCGCCCGAGGTGTTGTAGCAGCGCACGGAGTCCCGCTGGGCACCGAGCAGACGCGCCAGGGACAGGTTGGCGCGCTTGGCTTTCAAGTCCCACAGCGCCACGTCGAACGCACCGATGGCCTGGGTCGACATGCCGCTGCGACCCACCGATGCACCGGCCCAGCACAGCTTGGTCCAGAGTTTGGCGATGTCGCTGGGGTTCTCGCCGATCAGCGCCGGGGCGATTTCCTTCGCGTGGGCGAACTGACCCGGCCCGCCGGCACGCTTGGAGTAGCTGAAGCCCAAACCGCGATGGCCGTCGATGGTCTCGATTTCGGCGAACAGGATGGCGATCTCGGTCATCGGCTTCTGCCGACCGGTCAGCACCTTGGCATCGCTGATCGGGTTGGCCAGCGGCAGGAT
This DNA window, taken from Pseudomonas sp. MYb118, encodes the following:
- a CDS encoding mandelate racemase/muconate lactonizing enzyme family protein is translated as MLAQQATLKSSDDDRIAWVRVSSVILPLANPISDAKVLTGRQKPMTEIAILFAEIETIDGHRGLGFSYSKRAGGPGQFAHAKEIAPALIGENPSDIAKLWTKLCWAGASVGRSGMSTQAIGAFDVALWDLKAKRANLSLARLLGAQRDSVRCYNTSGGFLHTPLDQLMKNTDLSREKGIGGIKLKVGQPDCAIDIQRVSTVRKHLGDNFPLMVDANQQWDRPTAQRMCRQFEEYNLIWIEEPLDCYDAEGHAALAQQFDTPIATGEMLTSVAEHAEFIKLRGADFLMPDAPRVGGITPYLKVAAMAEQAGLMLAPHFAMELHVHLAAAYPTEPWVEHFEWLEPLFNERLETRDGRMLVPTRPGLGLTLSEQVKPWTAQEAEVGQRP